One stretch of Pseudomonas fluorescens Q2-87 DNA includes these proteins:
- a CDS encoding metallophosphoesterase family protein: protein MSLLHHWEHEFDKVKVRLHGLVTRLEMSWKKLVNDLEPEEFQAIVALLQRGHDQAQHVIEHGDLPDDEPAVPWELAHGLSILKIGNATPLPQSEDELPTRVLKDGTLLGCRKWELLDLLWSEALLKWIENLRHHAPFATTPALVKMDSDVVLAIAGDWGTGPFDSHAPAVAVANQMQLALADFTIHLGDVYYAGTHSQEDVDMVGWPQGKHGSFTLNSNHEMYSGAHGYFKELAKRFPVQQGTSYFALYSDDWLVVGLDSAYASDAMNLYMDGTLNTQQIEWMKSLPKRKKLMVLSHHQGFDISGHNKTALYQPVCDALGREPDYWYWGHLHNGICYATQGGLHARCAGHGAIPYGTTSELNGHARVLWSETQLAGDVVYPERVLNGYVKVRLVGENIEETFYGEDGSVRWSSK from the coding sequence ATGTCATTACTGCATCATTGGGAACATGAGTTCGACAAGGTCAAGGTCCGCCTGCACGGGTTGGTCACGCGGCTGGAGATGTCCTGGAAGAAACTCGTCAACGACCTGGAGCCCGAGGAGTTCCAAGCCATCGTCGCGCTGCTGCAACGAGGCCACGACCAGGCGCAGCATGTCATCGAGCATGGCGACTTGCCGGACGACGAACCGGCGGTGCCTTGGGAGCTGGCCCACGGCTTGTCGATCCTGAAGATCGGCAACGCCACGCCGTTGCCGCAAAGCGAAGACGAGTTGCCAACCCGGGTGCTCAAGGACGGCACATTGCTGGGCTGTCGCAAATGGGAGCTGCTGGATCTGTTGTGGAGCGAGGCGTTGCTCAAGTGGATCGAGAACCTGCGCCACCACGCGCCGTTTGCCACGACTCCGGCGCTGGTGAAAATGGACAGCGACGTCGTCCTGGCCATCGCTGGCGACTGGGGCACCGGGCCCTTCGACAGTCACGCACCGGCGGTGGCCGTAGCCAACCAGATGCAACTGGCCCTGGCCGATTTCACCATCCATCTGGGTGATGTCTATTACGCCGGCACTCATTCCCAGGAAGACGTCGACATGGTCGGCTGGCCCCAGGGCAAGCATGGCTCGTTCACCCTCAACTCCAACCATGAGATGTACAGCGGCGCCCACGGTTACTTCAAGGAGCTGGCCAAGCGCTTCCCGGTGCAGCAGGGCACCAGTTACTTTGCCTTGTACAGCGACGACTGGCTGGTGGTCGGCCTCGACAGCGCCTACGCCTCGGACGCCATGAACCTGTACATGGACGGCACCCTCAATACGCAACAGATCGAGTGGATGAAGAGCCTGCCCAAGCGCAAGAAGCTGATGGTGCTCAGTCATCACCAGGGCTTCGATATTTCCGGGCACAACAAGACCGCGCTTTACCAACCGGTATGCGATGCCCTGGGGCGTGAACCGGACTATTGGTACTGGGGCCATTTGCACAACGGTATCTGCTACGCCACCCAGGGCGGCTTGCATGCACGCTGCGCCGGGCACGGGGCGATACCCTACGGCACCACCAGCGAACTGAACGGGCATGCCCGGGTGTTGTGGTCAGAGACTCAGCTGGCGGGGGACGTGGTGTATCCGGAGCGGGTGTTGAATGGGTATGTGAAGGTGCGGCTGGTGGGAGAGAACATCGAAGAGACGTTTTATGGGGAGGATGGGTCGGTGCGGTGGTCTTCCAAGTAA
- the gbcA gene encoding glycine-betaine demethylase subunit GbcA gives MDVTTTLSLGDPLEPARKATAQMLQERERTYSLPQPFYSDERLFDIDMQEIFQKEWLIAGMTCEIPAKGNYLTLQVGKNPIIVIRGAEGVVHAFHNVCRHRGSRLCTSEKGKVAKLVCHYHQWTYELDGRLLFAGTEMGADFDMKQYGLKPVNVKTAGGYIFISLAENPPAIDDFLSTLNHYMEPYDMENTKVAVQTTLMEKANWKLVLENNRECYHCNASHPELLKTLLEWDDVTDPRADQAFKDHVAASAAAWEAEKIPYAHASFGLRNRIVRMPLLKGTVSMTLDGKQGCAKLMGRIKNPDLGSMRILHLPHSWNHCMGDHIIVFTVWPISAQETMVTTKWIVHKDAVEGVDYDVARMREVWDATNDQDRRLAEENQRGINSTAYQPGPYSKTYEFGVVNFVDWYSERLLNNLGAEPAPYLKGVPVQG, from the coding sequence ATGGACGTCACCACTACCCTGAGCCTGGGCGATCCGCTGGAACCCGCACGCAAGGCCACCGCGCAAATGCTGCAAGAGCGCGAACGCACCTACTCGTTGCCGCAACCGTTCTACAGCGATGAGCGCCTGTTTGATATCGACATGCAGGAAATCTTCCAGAAGGAATGGTTGATCGCCGGCATGACCTGCGAGATCCCGGCCAAGGGCAACTACCTGACCCTGCAAGTCGGCAAGAACCCGATCATCGTGATTCGCGGCGCCGAAGGTGTGGTGCACGCGTTCCATAACGTCTGCCGCCACCGCGGTTCGCGCCTGTGCACCAGCGAGAAAGGCAAGGTCGCCAAGCTGGTCTGCCATTATCACCAATGGACCTACGAACTGGACGGTCGCCTGCTGTTCGCCGGCACCGAGATGGGCGCCGACTTCGACATGAAGCAGTACGGCCTGAAGCCTGTGAACGTGAAGACCGCTGGCGGCTACATCTTCATCAGCCTGGCCGAGAACCCGCCAGCCATCGATGATTTCCTGTCGACGCTGAACCATTACATGGAACCGTACGACATGGAGAACACCAAGGTGGCGGTGCAAACCACCTTGATGGAAAAGGCCAACTGGAAACTGGTGCTGGAGAACAACCGCGAGTGCTACCACTGCAACGCCTCGCACCCTGAACTGCTCAAGACTCTGCTGGAGTGGGACGACGTCACCGACCCGCGCGCCGACCAGGCGTTCAAGGACCACGTAGCCGCCTCCGCTGCTGCCTGGGAAGCCGAGAAGATCCCTTACGCCCACGCCAGTTTCGGCCTGCGCAACCGTATCGTGCGCATGCCGCTGCTCAAGGGCACCGTGTCGATGACCCTGGACGGCAAGCAAGGCTGCGCCAAGCTGATGGGCCGCATCAAGAACCCGGACCTGGGCTCGATGCGCATCCTGCACTTGCCACATTCGTGGAACCACTGCATGGGCGACCACATCATCGTGTTCACCGTGTGGCCGATCAGCGCCCAGGAAACCATGGTCACCACCAAGTGGATCGTGCATAAGGACGCGGTCGAAGGCGTGGATTACGACGTGGCGCGCATGCGTGAGGTCTGGGACGCCACCAATGACCAGGACCGTCGCCTGGCCGAAGAAAACCAGCGCGGCATCAACTCCACTGCCTACCAGCCGGGTCCGTATTCCAAGACTTATGAGTTCGGTGTGGTGAACTTCGTGGACTGGTACAGCGAGCGTCTGCTCAACAACCTGGGGGCCGAGCCCGCGCCGTACCTCAAGGGCGTTCCGGTCCAGGGCTGA
- the gbcB gene encoding glycine-betaine demethylase subunit GbcB produces the protein MSNNFLNPVTTQTWANGRHIVRCVKVIQETWDVRTFCFMADQPIMFFFKPGQFVTLELEIEGQPIMRSYTISSSPSVPYSFSVTIKRVPGGKVSNWLHDTLHEGQELAVHGPVGLFNAMDFPSPKVLYLSGGVGITPCMSMARWFYDTNANVDMTFVHSARSPKDIIYHRELEHMASRIDNFSLHLICEKHGLGEPWAGYRGYLNHKMLELMVPDFLEREVFCCGPTPYMSAVKRLLEAAGYDMKRYHEESFGATPAEARADAVEQAEQAADAPEVDKADLHQVEFVASGKSIAVAPGETVHAAAAKLGLLIPKACGMGICGTCKVMKLGGEVEMEHNGGITEDDEAEGYILSCCSVPKGDVRIEF, from the coding sequence ATGTCCAATAACTTCCTGAACCCGGTCACGACCCAGACCTGGGCCAATGGCCGACATATCGTGCGTTGCGTCAAAGTCATCCAGGAAACCTGGGATGTGCGCACGTTCTGCTTTATGGCCGACCAGCCGATCATGTTCTTTTTCAAGCCCGGGCAGTTTGTCACCCTGGAGCTGGAAATCGAAGGCCAGCCGATCATGCGTTCCTACACCATCTCCAGCTCGCCGTCGGTGCCCTACAGTTTCTCGGTGACCATCAAGCGCGTGCCGGGGGGCAAGGTTTCCAACTGGCTGCATGACACCCTGCATGAAGGCCAGGAGCTGGCGGTTCACGGGCCGGTGGGCTTGTTCAACGCAATGGATTTCCCCAGCCCCAAAGTCCTGTACCTGAGTGGTGGCGTGGGGATCACCCCGTGCATGTCCATGGCGCGCTGGTTCTACGACACCAACGCCAACGTCGACATGACCTTCGTCCACAGCGCCCGGTCCCCCAAGGACATCATTTACCACCGCGAGCTGGAGCACATGGCGTCGCGGATCGACAACTTCAGCTTGCACCTGATCTGTGAAAAACACGGCCTGGGCGAGCCTTGGGCCGGGTATCGCGGATACCTGAACCACAAGATGCTGGAATTGATGGTGCCCGATTTCCTCGAGCGCGAAGTGTTCTGCTGCGGCCCGACGCCGTACATGAGCGCGGTCAAGCGCCTGTTGGAAGCCGCCGGCTACGACATGAAGCGTTACCACGAGGAGTCCTTCGGCGCCACGCCAGCGGAAGCCCGTGCCGATGCGGTGGAACAGGCCGAGCAGGCGGCGGATGCGCCTGAAGTCGATAAAGCGGATTTGCACCAGGTCGAATTCGTCGCCTCGGGCAAGAGCATCGCCGTGGCACCGGGCGAAACCGTCCATGCCGCGGCCGCCAAGCTCGGCCTGCTGATTCCCAAGGCCTGCGGCATGGGCATCTGCGGCACCTGCAAGGTCATGAAGCTGGGTGGGGAAGTGGAGATGGAGCACAACGGCGGCATCACCGAGGACGACGAGGCCGAGGGGTACATCCTGTCGTGCTGCAGCGTGCCGAAAGGGGATGTGCGGATCGAGTTTTGA
- a CDS encoding threonine aldolase family protein yields the protein MTDKSQQFASDNYSGICPEAWAAMAEANQGHQRAYGDDEWTHRAADDFRALFETDCEVFFAFNGTAANSLALSSLCQSYHSVICSETAHVETDECGAPEFFSNGSKLLVARTENGKLTPDAIREVALKRQDIHYPKPRVVTLTQATEVGSVYTPEEIRAISVTCKELGLNLHMDGARFSNACAFLGCTPADLTWKAGVDVLCFGGTKNGMAVGEAILFFNHDLAEDFDYRCKQAGQLASKMRFLSAPWVGLLQNEAWLKHARHANHCAQLLAQLVSDIPGVELMFPVQANGVFLQLSEPAIAALTNKGWRFYTFIGKGGARFMCSWDTEEARVRELAADIREVMSL from the coding sequence ATGACCGACAAGAGTCAACAGTTCGCCAGCGACAACTATTCCGGCATTTGCCCCGAAGCCTGGGCCGCCATGGCAGAGGCCAACCAGGGCCACCAGCGCGCCTACGGTGACGATGAATGGACCCACCGCGCGGCGGATGATTTCCGGGCCTTGTTCGAAACCGACTGCGAAGTGTTCTTCGCGTTCAATGGCACCGCGGCCAACTCCCTGGCGCTGTCTTCGCTGTGCCAGAGTTACCACAGCGTGATCTGCTCGGAAACCGCCCACGTCGAAACCGACGAATGTGGCGCGCCGGAGTTCTTCTCCAACGGATCCAAGCTGTTGGTGGCCCGCACGGAAAACGGCAAGCTGACCCCCGACGCCATCCGCGAGGTCGCCCTCAAGCGCCAGGACATCCATTACCCCAAGCCACGGGTCGTGACCCTCACCCAGGCCACGGAAGTCGGCAGCGTCTACACGCCGGAAGAAATCCGCGCCATCAGCGTCACCTGCAAGGAATTGGGGCTGAACCTGCACATGGACGGCGCGCGGTTCTCCAACGCCTGCGCCTTCCTCGGCTGCACCCCGGCGGACCTGACCTGGAAGGCCGGCGTGGACGTGTTGTGCTTCGGCGGTACGAAAAACGGCATGGCGGTGGGTGAAGCGATCCTGTTCTTCAACCACGACCTGGCCGAAGACTTCGACTACCGCTGCAAGCAGGCCGGGCAACTGGCCTCGAAAATGCGCTTTCTTTCCGCGCCTTGGGTCGGCCTGCTGCAGAACGAGGCCTGGCTCAAGCACGCCCGCCACGCCAACCACTGCGCGCAATTGCTGGCGCAACTGGTCAGCGACATTCCTGGTGTGGAACTGATGTTCCCGGTCCAGGCCAACGGCGTGTTCCTGCAACTGTCGGAACCGGCCATTGCCGCGCTTACCAACAAGGGCTGGCGTTTCTACACCTTCATCGGCAAGGGCGGCGCACGCTTCATGTGCTCGTGGGACACCGAAGAAGCGCGGGTGCGGGAATTGGCGGCGGATATTCGAGAAGTGATGAGTCTTTAA
- a CDS encoding TraX family protein, giving the protein MSRRDGALDLLKWLALLAMILDHLRYVGYSVDWLYVPGRLAFPWFCLAMAANLGRSGTGASSWRYLGWLLLFSAVSEIPYRLFFPDASTLNVMPTLVLGLLVARGWQTSTLKARGLAASALLLAALFSSQLMFGFFGVLLPLAMLLVLRRPWYFAVLPAGVCVAANQWRVLYGAAWLGDAVALWGLLACLIAPGLGLFLLRRAGRFRPLAMRRWAYGLYPAHFLVLLVVRQIAA; this is encoded by the coding sequence ATGAGCCGGCGCGACGGGGCGCTGGACCTGCTCAAGTGGCTGGCTCTGTTGGCGATGATTCTCGATCATCTGCGATATGTCGGTTACTCCGTCGATTGGCTGTACGTGCCGGGGCGCTTGGCGTTTCCGTGGTTCTGCCTGGCGATGGCGGCAAACCTTGGACGCTCCGGGACCGGTGCCAGCTCGTGGCGCTACCTGGGTTGGTTGCTGTTGTTCAGTGCGGTGAGTGAAATTCCCTATCGGCTGTTCTTTCCCGACGCGTCCACCCTGAACGTGATGCCGACTTTGGTCCTGGGCCTGCTGGTAGCACGCGGCTGGCAGACATCGACCCTGAAAGCGCGAGGCCTGGCGGCAAGCGCGTTGCTGCTGGCGGCGCTGTTTTCATCGCAACTGATGTTCGGTTTTTTCGGTGTGCTGTTGCCCCTGGCGATGTTGCTGGTGTTGCGCCGGCCTTGGTATTTCGCGGTCTTGCCCGCAGGGGTATGTGTGGCGGCCAATCAATGGCGGGTGTTGTATGGCGCGGCGTGGCTGGGAGATGCGGTGGCGTTGTGGGGGCTGCTGGCTTGCCTGATTGCGCCAGGGCTTGGGTTGTTTCTTTTGCGACGGGCCGGTCGTTTTCGTCCGCTGGCGATGCGGCGCTGGGCTTATGGGCTTTATCCGGCGCATTTCCTGGTTTTGCTTGTGGTTCGCCAGATCGCCGCGTAA
- the glyA gene encoding serine hydroxymethyltransferase translates to MFSKQDQIQGYDDALLAAMNAEEQRQEDHIELIASENYTSKRVMQAQGSGLTNKYAEGYPGKRYYGGCEHVDKVEALAIERAKQLFGADYANVQPHSGSSANSAVYLALLQAGDTILGMSLAHGGHLTHGAKVSSSGKLYNAVQYGIDTTTGLIDYDEVERLAVEHKPKMIVAGFSAYSKTLDFPRFRQIADKVGALLFVDMAHVAGLVAAGLYPNPLPYADVVTTTTHKTLRGPRGGLILAKSNEEIEKKLNAAVFPGAQGGPLMHVIAGKAVCFKEAAEPGFKAYQQQVIDNAQAMAGVFIKRGYDVVSGGTDNHLFLVSLIRQGLTGKDADAALGRAHITVNKNAVPNDPQSPFVTSGLRIGTPAVTTRGFKVSQCVTLAGWICDILDNLGDADVEANVAQQVSALCADFPVYR, encoded by the coding sequence ATGTTCAGCAAGCAAGACCAAATCCAAGGTTACGACGATGCACTGCTGGCGGCGATGAACGCCGAGGAGCAACGCCAGGAAGATCACATCGAGCTGATTGCGTCAGAGAACTACACCAGCAAGCGCGTGATGCAGGCCCAGGGCAGCGGCCTGACCAACAAGTACGCCGAAGGTTATCCAGGCAAGCGCTACTACGGTGGCTGCGAGCACGTCGACAAAGTCGAAGCCCTGGCGATCGAACGCGCCAAGCAGCTGTTCGGTGCCGATTACGCCAACGTCCAGCCGCACTCCGGTTCTTCGGCCAACAGCGCCGTATACCTGGCTTTGCTGCAGGCCGGCGACACCATCCTGGGCATGAGCCTGGCCCACGGCGGTCACCTGACCCACGGCGCCAAGGTGTCGTCCTCGGGCAAGCTCTATAACGCGGTGCAGTACGGCATCGACACCACCACTGGCCTGATCGACTACGACGAAGTCGAGCGCCTGGCGGTCGAGCACAAGCCGAAAATGATCGTGGCCGGTTTCTCGGCGTACTCCAAGACCCTGGATTTCCCACGTTTCCGCCAGATCGCCGACAAGGTCGGTGCCCTGTTGTTCGTCGACATGGCCCACGTCGCCGGCCTGGTCGCCGCCGGCCTGTACCCGAACCCGCTGCCTTACGCCGATGTGGTCACCACCACGACCCACAAAACCCTGCGCGGTCCACGCGGTGGCTTGATCCTGGCCAAGTCCAACGAAGAGATCGAGAAGAAGCTCAACGCCGCGGTATTCCCCGGTGCCCAGGGCGGCCCGCTGATGCACGTGATCGCCGGCAAGGCGGTGTGCTTCAAGGAAGCGGCGGAGCCAGGTTTCAAGGCTTATCAGCAGCAAGTGATCGATAACGCCCAGGCCATGGCTGGCGTGTTCATCAAGCGCGGCTACGATGTAGTGTCCGGTGGCACCGATAACCACCTGTTCCTGGTCAGCCTGATCCGTCAGGGCCTGACCGGCAAGGACGCCGATGCCGCCCTGGGCCGCGCCCACATCACCGTGAACAAGAACGCCGTGCCGAACGACCCGCAATCGCCATTCGTGACGTCGGGCCTGCGCATCGGCACCCCGGCGGTGACCACGCGCGGTTTCAAGGTCTCCCAGTGCGTCACGTTGGCCGGCTGGATCTGCGACATTCTCGACAACCTCGGCGACGCCGATGTCGAGGCCAACGTCGCCCAGCAAGTGTCGGCCCTGTGCGCGGATTTCCCGGTTTATCGCTGA
- a CDS encoding sarcosine oxidase subunit beta — protein sequence MQRYSGFGLFKHSLSHHENWQRMWRTPTPKKVYDVVIVGGGGHGLATAYYLAKEHGITNVAVVEKGWLGGGNTARNTTIVRSNYLWDESAHLYEHAMKLWEGLSQDLNYNVMFSQRGVYNLCHTLQDIRDSERRVSANRLNGVDGELLNAKQVADEIPYLDCSKNTRYPVMGATVQRRGGVARHDAVAWGFARAADALGVDLIQQTEVIGFRKENGVCIGVETNKGFIGAKRVGVVTAGNSGHMAKLAGFRLPIESHPLQALVSEPIKPIIDSVIMSNAVHGYISQSDKGDLVIGAGIDGYNGYGQRGSYPVIEHTVQAIVEMFPVLSRVRMNRQWGGIVDTTPDACPIISKTPVPNMFFNCGWGTGGFKATPGSGNVFAASLAKGEMHPLAAPFSIDRFHNGALIDEHGAAAVAH from the coding sequence ATGCAACGCTATTCGGGCTTCGGCCTCTTCAAACACTCACTCAGCCATCACGAAAACTGGCAGCGGATGTGGCGCACGCCGACCCCGAAAAAAGTCTACGACGTGGTCATCGTCGGCGGTGGCGGGCATGGCCTGGCAACCGCTTACTACCTGGCCAAGGAGCACGGCATCACCAACGTGGCCGTGGTCGAGAAGGGCTGGCTGGGCGGCGGTAACACCGCGCGCAACACCACCATCGTGCGCTCCAACTACCTGTGGGACGAATCGGCCCATCTGTACGAACATGCGATGAAGCTGTGGGAAGGCCTGTCCCAGGACCTGAACTACAACGTGATGTTCTCCCAGCGTGGCGTCTACAATCTGTGCCACACCCTGCAAGACATCCGTGATTCCGAGCGCCGGGTCAGCGCCAACCGCCTCAACGGCGTCGACGGTGAGCTGCTCAACGCCAAGCAAGTAGCAGACGAGATTCCTTACCTGGACTGCTCGAAAAACACCCGCTACCCGGTGATGGGCGCCACCGTCCAGCGTCGCGGCGGCGTGGCCCGTCACGATGCCGTGGCCTGGGGCTTTGCCCGGGCGGCGGACGCGTTGGGCGTGGACCTGATCCAGCAGACCGAAGTGATCGGTTTCCGCAAGGAAAACGGCGTGTGCATCGGTGTGGAAACCAACAAGGGCTTCATCGGCGCCAAGCGCGTCGGCGTGGTGACCGCCGGTAACTCCGGGCACATGGCCAAGCTCGCGGGCTTCCGCCTGCCGATCGAATCCCACCCGCTGCAAGCACTGGTGTCCGAGCCGATCAAGCCGATTATCGACAGCGTGATCATGTCCAACGCCGTGCACGGCTACATCAGCCAGTCCGACAAGGGCGACCTGGTGATCGGCGCCGGTATCGACGGCTACAACGGCTACGGCCAGCGTGGCTCGTACCCGGTGATCGAGCACACCGTCCAAGCCATCGTCGAGATGTTCCCGGTGCTGTCGCGGGTGCGCATGAACCGCCAGTGGGGCGGCATCGTCGATACCACGCCGGACGCCTGCCCGATCATCTCCAAGACGCCGGTGCCGAACATGTTCTTCAACTGCGGTTGGGGCACCGGCGGCTTCAAGGCCACCCCGGGCTCGGGCAACGTCTTCGCTGCAAGCCTGGCCAAGGGTGAAATGCACCCACTGGCCGCGCCGTTTTCCATCGACCGTTTCCACAACGGCGCTCTGATCGACGAACACGGCGCTGCTGCCGTCGCCCACTAA
- a CDS encoding sarcosine oxidase subunit delta — protein sequence MLHIFCPHCGELRSEEEFHASGQAHIPRPLDPNACTDAEWGDYMFFRDNPRGLHHELWDHVAGCRQYFNATRDTVTYEILETYKIGQKPQFTDKADSPKAAAQALGEKV from the coding sequence ATGTTGCACATCTTCTGTCCTCACTGCGGCGAACTGCGCTCCGAAGAGGAATTCCATGCATCCGGCCAGGCGCATATCCCGCGTCCGCTGGATCCGAATGCCTGCACCGACGCGGAGTGGGGCGACTACATGTTCTTCCGTGACAACCCACGCGGGTTGCACCATGAACTCTGGGACCACGTCGCCGGCTGCCGCCAGTATTTCAACGCGACCCGTGACACCGTGACCTACGAGATTCTCGAAACCTACAAGATCGGCCAAAAGCCGCAGTTCACCGACAAGGCTGACAGTCCGAAAGCGGCTGCACAGGCTCTGGGAGAGAAGGTATGA